Genomic segment of Deltaproteobacteria bacterium:
GTCGCGGTACTCGACGGCGCCGGCATGGAAGTGCTCAAGTTTGCCGACAGTCGGGTTTTTTCAACGGCGGATCTCAAGAGCCGACGGCAAGAGCTGGAGTTTACCGAAGCCGCGCGCGGCAGAACTACATTGGAGCGGTCTTTACTTCGGCCCAGGCGGAACCCTTTCTCACCTTAAGCGTGCCGCTTAGAAGCGCGCCCAAACGGATCGGCGGCGTTCTGGTGGCCAAGGTCAATCTTAAGTTTCTCTGGGACGCCTTCGGCGAGATCCGTTTCAGCCGCGCCGGTTACGCCTATCTCATCGATCGCAACGGCAATCTCATCGCCCATCGCGACGCTTCCCTGGTGCTCAAGAAAACCAATCTGAAATCCTTGGCGAAAGTGCAATCGTTTCTGCGAAGCGCCACGGCGGACGGCAGTCCCGCCGAGGAAGGGGTGGGCATCGACGGCGGCCGCGTATTGAGCAGCTACGCGCCGGTTGCCGGCTTGGCGTGGGCCGTGGTGGTCGAAGAGCCAGTGGAAGCGGCCTTGGCCGATCTGGCGCGGCTGCATCGTTATGGCGGGTTGTTACTGATCGCCAGCTCCCTGCTCGGCGCCTGGGTGATCGTTTGGGTGAGCGGAAAAATTTCTAAACCGATCCAAGCGCTGCGCCGAGGCGCGGCGATCATCGCCCACGGCGATCTACAACATCGTGTCGATATTCGGAGCCGCGATGAAATCGGTCAGCTCGCCGATGAGTTCAACAAAATGGCCGAGACGGTGGAAAGTTCTCACGCAATCTTGGAGCAAAAGGTCGCGCAACGCGCCGGCCATATCTCGGCACTCTATGAGGTGACCCGCAAGGTCAATCAATCCATGGAGCTGGAACGGGTGCTCCATGATGTCGTCGAGCAAATCATCCAACTGTTTCATTTCGATACCACGCGGATTTACCTTTTCGACGGTGAACGAGAGAATCTCATCCTGACGGCTTCTTTTGAAACCTACGGCGATCCGTGGAGCGGTATTCAGCTGTTTCGCAAACGGCGCAGTGTGGTCGGCAAGGTGGCGGAAAGCGGTGAAGCGATTATTATCGCGGATGTTCAGAACGATCCGGATTACACCGAGCTGCGCGAAAGCAATGTCACCCGCGATGTCGGGTTTCATTTTCTCGGTGTCTTGCCGATCAAGACCCAAGACAAAATCTTGGGTGTGATGGCGATCCATCAACGGCAAGCGCGAACCCTCGCCGACGACGAGCTGCGATTGCTATCGTCCATCTGTGAACATATCGCGGTGGCGGTGGAGAAGGCGAATCTATTCAATCAGGTGATCACCCGTTCGCGCCATCTCGAAGCGTTGAACACCATCGGCGCGGCGGTCAGTCAATCGCTCAATTTGGATGAAGTCCTCGATCAAGCCGTCGACAAAATCGCCAAGACTTTGGGTTTCGACGCCGCCTGGATTTATCAAGTCGACAACACCGACGGACTGCTGCACCTAAAAGCGTTTCACGGCGTCGTCGATGCCATGGCGGCGAGCATGGCGACGCGCTCGGTGATTGGCGGCGTCAGCGGCCAGGTGATCGCCAGCGGCGAGAGGCTAGTGTTTGAAGATATTCAGAACGATGAGAGTTACCGCGGCCTGAGCCTCGAAGGCCGGGTGGTCTCTTTGGGTTTTGGCAGTGCCGCGGCTTTTCCGGTCAAAGCCAAAGAGAAAATCATCGGTACCTTGCATGTCGCCAACCGGTCTAAGCACCATTTCGCGTCCGAGGATTTGCAACTGATCGAATCGATCGCCCATCAAATCGGCGTAGCCACGGAAAATGCCATGCTGTTCGCCGAGGTTACCGCCAAGACCCAGGAACTTGCCGTGACCAACCAGGAGTTGCTCGACGCGACGCGGGCGCGCTCCGAGTTCATCGCGGCGATGTCCCATGAGTTGCGCACGCCGCTCAATATCGTGATCGGCAGTTCTGACTTGCTGCGTGACGGCTTTTTTGGCGATCTCAGCGGCGAGCAGAAGGGCGCCATGGAAAAGATCTCGCGCAACACCCGGGTGCTGCTCAAGATGATCAACGACGTGCTGACGATCTCACGCTTCGACGCCAATCGGATCTCATTGGACATCGCCACCGTCGAGGTCGATGAGATCATCGACCAGGCCCGCGCCGTGGTCGATCAAATCAATCGCGACAATCATCTCGAAGTGCGCTGGCATATCGACCGGTCGATTCCACCCTTGGTAACCGATTCGCTGAAACTCGAAGAGATTTTGCAAAACTTGATCGGTAACGCTTTCAAATTCACCCCCAGGGGGCATATCGAAGTGCGTGCCAATCATCGGCCGGAGCAGGACCGCGTCGAATTTGTCGTGGCGGATAGCGGTATCGGCATTCCAGTCGAAGATCAGGAGCGAATCTTTAACGCCTTCGAGCAAGTCAAAGACGGCCAAACCGGCCACTTCAACGGCGTCGGCCTCGGCCTCAATATCGTCCGGCGCTACTTGGATCTCATGCATGGGCAGATCTCGGTGGAAAGTCAGCCCGGCCAGGGTTCCAAATTTACCGTCTCGGTGCCACGTTCGCTGCCGTTAAATTCTTAACGGCGGATTAGCGCTTCGCTTGACTTCCTGCGCCGTGAGCAGCTAGGAAAGACAGGACTTATCTTTCTTTTCAGATCGGAAAATTACATGGCCGGTGCACTGGCAGGGATAAAAATTATCGAGGCGGCGAGTTATGTCACGGGGCCGTTCGCGTCGCAGTTGTTGGCGGATATGGGCGCGGAGGTGATCAAGGTCGAAGAGCCCAAGCGCGGCGATCCGTTTCGCGGTTGGGGCGAGCGCAACTACGCGGCGACTTTTTGCAGCCTCAACCGCAATAAGAAAAGTATCACCTTGGATTTTCGCACCGACGAGGGGCGCGACATTCTGTTTCAGTTACTCGCCGGCGCCGATGCCTTCATACAAAATTTTCGCCCCGGCGTATTGGACAAGCGTCGTTTGGGTTACGACGATCTCAAGCAAACCAATCCCAGGCTGGTCTACTGTTCGATCTCCGGTTTCGGACCGACCGGGCCCTATCGCGATATGCCGGGTTACGACACCGTGGGTCAAGCGCGCAGCGGTTTACTGAGCCTGCTCACCGATCCGGGCAAGCCTCAGGGCATGGGCATTTCTTTTTCCGATCATCTCACCGGCATGTACGCCTGCTACGGGGTGTTGGGCGCGCTGATGAACCGCATGCTCACCGGCCTAGGGCAGCATGTCGAGACTTCGCTGTTGCGCGCCTCGGTTTCCTTTATCGCGGAGAATGCCTCGCGCTATTTCGAAACCGGCCATGTGCCGCGCCGCAAGCATCGCACCACCACTGCCGGCGTGTTCGCCTTCGAAGACCAAGATGGCTTAGCCTTCGTGCTGCACATGTCTTCGCCGGATAAATTTTGGCTGGGCTTGTTCGATGTCGTCGGCAAACCGGAGTGGGCCCAGGACCCGCGCTTCAACAATCGCAAAGCGCGGGTGGAAAATTATGACGCGCTCAACGAATTGCTGGGGCCGATTTTTCGCGCCGGCAAACGCGATGATTGGCTGCGCCGCTTGATCGCCAAAGACGTTCCCGCCGCACCGATCAATACTCTCGACGAAGTGTTCGCCGATCCGCAGGTGCAGAGTTATGGCTTTCCTGTGGAAGTTGAGCACCCGCAGATGGGTAAGATGAAACTGATCGGCAACGCCGTCGACATGAGCCGTACGCCGCCGAGCATCGATCGCCCGCCGCCGATGCTGGGGGAACACACGGAAGAGATACTCGGGTCGCTCGGTTATGACGGTGGAAAAATCTCATTGCTGCGAAATCAAGGAGTGATCTAGCAATTGGAGTATTGGAGTGATGGAGTGTTGGAGTAATGGGCCGGAAACCCAATGCTCCAGTACTCCAGTACTCCATCAACCCAATGACTCACACCCATGCGCCATCCTAGTTTAGTTCCGTTATCCCACGATCATCACCATGGCCTCGCCCTGGCGCTGCGTTGCCGCAAGCAGGCGCTGGGACAATTGAAGCCTCTGGGCGCCGCCGGCCTGCGCCAACGTGCCCAAGAGTTTTTAGAGTTTTACCGAAATTATCTCGTCGCCCATTTTCGCGCCGAAGAAGAAGTCTTGTTCCCGCTGCTGCGCGTCTCCGTGCCGGGAAGCGAAGCCATGCTCGATGAATTGATCGGCCAGCATGGGCAACTTAGCCAAGCCGCAACCCGTCTGGAAACCGGCACTGGATTGGCTAAATTAATTTTCGATATTGGCGATCTGCTCGAACGGCATATCCGCAAGGAAGAGCGCGATCTGTTCCCGCTCTTCGAAGCGCATATCGATGCGGCTACGGCGGCAGCGGTCGGCGTGGAGTTACAAAAAAATCTCGCCGCAAGTAGCGGAAAGGTCAGTAGTCAGTAGTCCGTCGTCTTCTAGTCCATCAGTTTCAACAGCACATGGCGGCGATTCTTAGTGTGCGGCCGCACTTGGCTCGGCCAACGGCCGTCTTCGATGGCTTTGTCCCAGGCCGGGCTGGTTAACACGTCGGGGCTGGCCAATTCGTAGATCGCGGTGTAGGTCGGCTCGTTGGGGATTTCAATGGTCTTGCTCTCGCCGCCGATATTCATCGTCAGCGTGCCCCGTTTGTAGCGCGATACACCGAGAACGCCTGGAACTTTGAGCAGATTGGGGACATGCTCTTGGTCGTAAACTTCGTTGAAGATCGCGTCATGCTCGGCGTCGACATCCATGCTGGCGATCATCAGATATTTTGCTTTGTCTGCCATGATTGATTTCTCCTATTCGGCTGCGGAAAAGACAAGGCACGCCTTGCCCCTACGGTTGATCACGATATTCGGTTACATGCCTAGGAAGGTGGCGATGTCCGGCGCCGGCGATTTGATCTCGACGACGACCGACGCTTCGATGGCTTCGACGCCGTGGGCGATGCCTTTGGGATGGCGGCAGACGTCGCCGGGGCCGAGAACATAGTTCTCGCTGCCGACGGTCATTTTGACTTTGCCTCTGACGACGTAGGCGAGAGACTCATGTTGGTGTACATGCAGAGGCGCGCCGACGCCTGGGGTGTAATGGATTTCCAAAAACGTCATCTCATCGCCTTTGATCAGCGGTTTCACCACCAGGTCGCCGCCGTACATCGGTTTGCCTTCGATGGATTTGACGATGACGCCTTTGACATCGGCGTTTCTGGATAAAATCATTTTGGCTCCTTCGGTTGATTGTCTGGCGTGTCGATCGAATGGCGGATTCTATCGGCCAGGCAATTTCAAGTCAACGTCGGGTAGCGGTTCAGTTTCGCCTGAATTTGTAGGGGTGGACCTATGTGTCCACCCGTTCAGAGGGCCGACACGCAGTCGGCCCCTACATGAGATGCCATGTTAAAAACAAACTGAACCACAACCCAACGTCGCGCTGACGACTCGCGTTTTTTTCTCAGGCTTGGTAGGAGTGAGGATGTAGCTATTGGAGGCTCCCATGTTATTGGTTCAAGCGTTGGATCATTTTGTCGTGCCGGTCAACGATATTGTCGCGGCGGAGGATTTTTATGTCGATGTCTTTGGCGGTAAGATCGTCAAGCGCAACGGCCTCAATGTGCGGTCGCAAAGTCTCGGGCCGCACACGTTTATCGACGTCGCCGGCAAGCGCATCGGTGTTTATCTTCAAAAAGAAGAGCGCGGTCAGGCGGCAACGCCGCGCGGTACACCGACGTATTCGTTTACGACCACCAGCGCTGGTTTGCGGCAAGTAATCGGTACGCTGGAGGCACGTGGAATTAAATATGAAGGGCCGGTGGCGAAGGCTCACCCCTTTGCCGCATCGACGGTTTTCTTCGCCGATCCGGCCGGCAACAATTTCGCTATCTACGTGCCGAACGATGACGATGGCGGTTCGGCTCCGACTTCTGAAAGATTAACGGGTGTCGGCTATCTCCAATTGGAAGCGCCCAATCTCGATAGTTCGATAAAATTTTATGAACAAGTGCTAGGATTCAGTTTGCTCGGCCGCGGCCGCGATGCGCGTTCGGATCACGCGCAAGCAACCCTGCGCATGGCCAGCGGTCAAATTCTTTTGCTGACCGAGACCGCTTTCGCCTCCAAAGGCTTTCCCATGAGCCGGTTGATCCCAGGCCCGCATTTAGGTTTCTACGTGGCGCCCGAGCAGTGGCGCGACGCCTTGGCGCAACTCGAGCGCTTGAATATTCCCAACGGCGACCGCGGTGTCGAAGCCAAAGGGCGCACGCCCGGCGGCACCGCCGGGACTTACATGGACGATCCGGCGGGTTATGTGATTCAGTACATTACCGAAGGGATGAATTGAAAGTCTGCGGAAAAATTCTCCAATAGTATAGTTCACGCAGCCGCATCAGCGTGCACGAAACAGCTTAGCCAGTTAGACGAGCACTTCAATGATATTCTCTATTGGGCGCCGGTGTCTGCCGCGACACGGGATCTCAGGCCGCAAATTTATGGGGAAAATGTTATCGATCGGGAAAACGCCATGACGATGATGGGGACCTTCTCAATAGTCAACACGCCGCTGCCTGCTCGATCTTGAAGAAATCACGCCGCTTTTCGCGCCGCGCTTTCGAGTAGTTCATGGATATAGGTTTGATAGGGCTTGTCTTGCTTCGCGGCGAGTTTTCTTAGCTGCTTCAACAACGCCGGATCGATCCTGATAGCGATGAGCTGGCGCGGCCCGCGCGAGGATTTGGGCCGCCCGACTCTGCGCGCCCTGCGAAGCTCCTCATCCGTTGATTCCGGAATGTCCGAGAAATCAATTTGCCGGTTTAGCATAGGCTTTGCGTTCTTTGCGGCTCGCCCATCGCGCGCTGATGATCCTGATCGTTTCTTTTTCATCTTTCGATCTCCTAACCGTATAAACTACCAACAAAATGTTTTCTTCACTCGATGTCCCAAGCCGCTTGTATCTTTTTTCCTGCGAGGCGTGAGCCAAATCCTCCCAGTCCAAACCCGATGCATCTGAAAAAATGGTGGCGGACTCTTCGAACGAGATGCCGTGCTTCGCAAAGTTGACGAGCGCTTTTTGCGGGTCCCAAGAAAACATTTATTACCGTATATACGCTAATTCGTGTGAATAAACTAGCGATGCAGTTCGACCGCATCGCCTTCGGCTCATTCGGTCACGCAGGTCAAGAGCCGCGGGCATTGGAAGTGACAATGATGTTTTGATGTGCTCGTCTCTCCAGCCAGTCCAACGTGATTACGCATATCGGAAAAAATGAGTCGCTCGATTACATGGGTTTCGTGATTTGCATCGTTTCGGACCGAAATATGCGGGGTGTCGTGGCAACGTCAATATGTCATGTTAACAGCAACGCGATTATGTCAGGGTAGTGCGTTGGGTTGAGGTCGTAAGTTAGAAACCTGGCCATAGCGGAACCCCACCTTGTTGGAGTTGGTTCGATATAGGCCAAGTGTGTGCGTC
This window contains:
- a CDS encoding GAF domain-containing protein, with amino-acid sequence MAKVNLKFLWDAFGEIRFSRAGYAYLIDRNGNLIAHRDASLVLKKTNLKSLAKVQSFLRSATADGSPAEEGVGIDGGRVLSSYAPVAGLAWAVVVEEPVEAALADLARLHRYGGLLLIASSLLGAWVIVWVSGKISKPIQALRRGAAIIAHGDLQHRVDIRSRDEIGQLADEFNKMAETVESSHAILEQKVAQRAGHISALYEVTRKVNQSMELERVLHDVVEQIIQLFHFDTTRIYLFDGERENLILTASFETYGDPWSGIQLFRKRRSVVGKVAESGEAIIIADVQNDPDYTELRESNVTRDVGFHFLGVLPIKTQDKILGVMAIHQRQARTLADDELRLLSSICEHIAVAVEKANLFNQVITRSRHLEALNTIGAAVSQSLNLDEVLDQAVDKIAKTLGFDAAWIYQVDNTDGLLHLKAFHGVVDAMAASMATRSVIGGVSGQVIASGERLVFEDIQNDESYRGLSLEGRVVSLGFGSAAAFPVKAKEKIIGTLHVANRSKHHFASEDLQLIESIAHQIGVATENAMLFAEVTAKTQELAVTNQELLDATRARSEFIAAMSHELRTPLNIVIGSSDLLRDGFFGDLSGEQKGAMEKISRNTRVLLKMINDVLTISRFDANRISLDIATVEVDEIIDQARAVVDQINRDNHLEVRWHIDRSIPPLVTDSLKLEEILQNLIGNAFKFTPRGHIEVRANHRPEQDRVEFVVADSGIGIPVEDQERIFNAFEQVKDGQTGHFNGVGLGLNIVRRYLDLMHGQISVESQPGQGSKFTVSVPRSLPLNS
- a CDS encoding CoA transferase; translated protein: MAGALAGIKIIEAASYVTGPFASQLLADMGAEVIKVEEPKRGDPFRGWGERNYAATFCSLNRNKKSITLDFRTDEGRDILFQLLAGADAFIQNFRPGVLDKRRLGYDDLKQTNPRLVYCSISGFGPTGPYRDMPGYDTVGQARSGLLSLLTDPGKPQGMGISFSDHLTGMYACYGVLGALMNRMLTGLGQHVETSLLRASVSFIAENASRYFETGHVPRRKHRTTTAGVFAFEDQDGLAFVLHMSSPDKFWLGLFDVVGKPEWAQDPRFNNRKARVENYDALNELLGPIFRAGKRDDWLRRLIAKDVPAAPINTLDEVFADPQVQSYGFPVEVEHPQMGKMKLIGNAVDMSRTPPSIDRPPPMLGEHTEEILGSLGYDGGKISLLRNQGVI
- a CDS encoding hemerythrin domain-containing protein, encoding MRHPSLVPLSHDHHHGLALALRCRKQALGQLKPLGAAGLRQRAQEFLEFYRNYLVAHFRAEEEVLFPLLRVSVPGSEAMLDELIGQHGQLSQAATRLETGTGLAKLIFDIGDLLERHIRKEERDLFPLFEAHIDAATAAAVGVELQKNLAASSGKVSSQ
- a CDS encoding cupin domain-containing protein, encoding MILSRNADVKGVIVKSIEGKPMYGGDLVVKPLIKGDEMTFLEIHYTPGVGAPLHVHQHESLAYVVRGKVKMTVGSENYVLGPGDVCRHPKGIAHGVEAIEASVVVEIKSPAPDIATFLGM
- a CDS encoding VOC family protein, giving the protein MLLVQALDHFVVPVNDIVAAEDFYVDVFGGKIVKRNGLNVRSQSLGPHTFIDVAGKRIGVYLQKEERGQAATPRGTPTYSFTTTSAGLRQVIGTLEARGIKYEGPVAKAHPFAASTVFFADPAGNNFAIYVPNDDDGGSAPTSERLTGVGYLQLEAPNLDSSIKFYEQVLGFSLLGRGRDARSDHAQATLRMASGQILLLTETAFASKGFPMSRLIPGPHLGFYVAPEQWRDALAQLERLNIPNGDRGVEAKGRTPGGTAGTYMDDPAGYVIQYITEGMN
- a CDS encoding BrnT family toxin, with amino-acid sequence MFSWDPQKALVNFAKHGISFEESATIFSDASGLDWEDLAHASQEKRYKRLGTSSEENILLVVYTVRRSKDEKETIRIISARWASRKERKAYAKPAN